TTCAATTTATGAGAATCCAAAGCAATGAGAATCCATCTTGATTATAACTGAAGAGTCCACCCCAACAAACAGAACATAAATAAACATCATTAACAGCAAGTGATGGAGGAAAACCTGTTCTAACTGCTTTATACTCTCTGCAGATTTTGGATCATCAGAAAATATTTCTGCTTCCTTCATTGCACACAATGCTCCAGTTTCTCtgtaaataatgaaaatatattttagagcTGCCAAATGAGAAAGAGAAAAGGAAAGAGCACAAAGGGGTCACAACTTTTGTAGACATACCTATTGGTGGCAACATAAACACTTCCAAAAGTACCTCGGCCAATAAGTTTACCCTTTTGCCATTGGCTTTTCATAGATAAGGATTCTGTCTTAGCCACCCCAGGTTGGGAATAGGCAGAAGAGGGTGAAGGTAAGGAAGTCCCAGGCCAAGGAGGCAAGGGTAAAGGATGAACAGTGAGAGGAAGACCAAGACTTTCACGACGTGAAGTTGTTGGGGTGTCAAGGGATAATCTAGGTAATGGTGAAGAAGGTCTAGTTGGGCTTTTGGGGTTTTGTTGTATAGGACTTCTTCCTCCAGAACTCTGATGGGGAGAAGTGGCACAATCAATGCCTAATGCAGATAAATCAAAGAAAGCAGGAGGTGGTTGCCCGGTAGATGTGGGAAATTCTGGTGCAGACCAGAACTGATTGGCTTTAGGTGACACATAATAATATGGCACAAAATCATCATTCTTGGGGTTGTTTGGGCTGATTGAGGGACTGGTAAAGGGACTGCATGGAGCACTCCTTGGGGGTACACTGATCTCGAAGCTATTTCCTCGAAAGCTTGGAGTTGCATCACCACTTGTATTTTGACGCACCATCATATTCCCTGGTGGCTTTGTATCCATATGCTCCATATTCCTTCTTGTCTCTTGGCTAGCAAAAACACTGTACATGAAAATTCAGATGTCAGAAATATGCTGCAAGAAAATTCGAATTAATCAAAAGGACTCATACTTTCCATACACATTGTGCATATTTGGTTTTATGTGTCAAAAGTATTGAACTAAAAGTTTGGACAAAAAACATAGAGAATGTTGCTAATTAAGTATTCTACATAAACCTATACAATAGTGAAACCTATGACAACTCCTAATAATTTGACTTACATCCCTAATTGGAGTAGTTCTAAGCCCTGTTATACACTTTTTGGAACTGTGGATGGTATCGAATACTCTTTCAAATAACTTTATTCATTATTTGAGACTTAAAACTCAAATAATAAACTAATTTGATTTCATCAAACATGTTCACTGTGAAATCAAACTTAGTTTAATTATAAACTCTAAACTGCAATTCAAACCCTACACTCATAAATAggaaaaaattaacaatagaaAATCATTTGTATGAATATGATTGACAGCATTAATAATCAGGCGCGTAATAAGAAACTTATTAGgatgttcttaattaatactttttgtccaaaataaaatataagtaataaaattatacctgaaaaattgatatatctaattttaaattataaattaaattatctcaGAATTATTTCACAAATGTGAGAAAATTAAGCCATTTGAGAGAGAACAAAATGAATTACCTGCGCATCTTAAAGCCAGTCGGAAGAGAACCGACGACGGCAGCGACATCGTGTTCTAAGGCTTTGCCGTTAGCCTCTTTAGGCGACGGCAAACGAACTGCATCTCTCTGGCGAAGCAACGCGGCGGGAGAAGCTAGCTCCGGCAATGGCAACGGCTGAGGCGCGACAGAGGAAGAGGTATTGGAGCGAATGTAGGAACGTGCGCTTGGAGAACGAGAAATAGGAGGCGCAACGACGTCGTATTCGGAATGATCATCGTCGACGTGACGTAACTTCCTTGAGCGCGTAGATTTTTTACCGTTACCGAAAAACCACGTGCCGCGCGTGTTCTTTCTAGGATCGGAAGGGTCAGAAGTTGAaggagatgaagaagaagaagaagggttAGAAGATTGAGAATGAGAAGAAGGAGAGAAAATAAGAGTTGGCAACCAACGCATGGCGAATGAAtgcaattataataattaatacaataatatgattatgataatgataatgataataaggATTCATTGTTTGTAAAACATGGCCATTGTTATTGAAAGAGAAAGAGGAAGAGAGGGGAAGAAATTAACGAGAAAAACGTTCCTCTCTTcctcctttcttcttcttctttcttcttcaatTCTTATGATGatgttgttttgtttgtttgtgcAAAGGTGGACGCGGTTTCGCAACGCCAAATGCGCTGCTCTTTCGTTCCCGCCAGATGTGAAAACTTCTTTTTAAGATCACTAGACAAACAATGTCTAACCATTGCTGAGTGGTGATGACAAGATTAATTCATTAtaccaataataaaaatatcccgtaaaaaataatactaatgcTTATGTTGATTATACTCTAATAATATTCAACATTACCAACTCATTTTTCACTACTTTAGCTATCTCTTTCCATCGTTCGATTCATTCATGAACGTACTAATCTAGTatcattatataataaaaaaataagatatgttTTATGGTCTAAATATAAACAACGAAATCTAACTAATTTGATTGTATTTGATACTCTATTACTATtcttaaaatatctttcaataaAAGAGAATGTTGCTCAAGTAAGAAGACAAATTAGCTCGAATGCATACAAATTATTACAAGCCATCaaatgacttttttttctttaattatttatatatcttttaagttttttttatcatcacGTTGATTTCTACATCATGTAACTTATGGGTGAATGacatatataacaatgtttatAAAACTCTTAAATTGGGGTATTGAAATTTGATCctagatgaaaaaaaattgcTAAATTTTGCAAATTAATTTCTACAAGCATGTAGCAAAAACTCATTATTCGAATGAGATGAGTGGTGGGACTTTTGTAATATTAGGGATCTTTTTTAGGTAAAAAAGGGTGGTGTGCTTAGTAAATACGTATTGTAGAAAGTAATATGTAAATCAATTTCACTAATTGTATGTGCAGTTGGTCCCCATCACTTTTTCTTGGCCCACTAATTTTCCATCACCCATTAAATTCGAGgtttgtaccgtgcaccccctACCCACTTTGACCTCCCACCCCATTCATATGAAAAAGACCATATTGCCCTTAGTTTCATATataaaaactctaaaaaaattaacttttcttttttcaccAAATTCAACTTTCGGAAGTTTGAAATTTaatgaaagtttcgaatttttaaaaattaataataaatttaattaataataaatttaattagtaataaatttcaaaattagtaataaatttctattcttaatttaaaaaattagtaataaatttcaaaattagtaataaatttaattaataataaatttaaaaaaaaattgaaaaattcgaaagtttcgaagtttttaaaactttcgaaactgacATAATTCGAATGTTTGATACTTTCAAAGAATATGTGTTTTGGAAATTTCAGATTCATCGAAACTTTCTGAAATTTGTGTTTCGGAACTTTCAAATTCATCCAAAGTTCTGAAAGTTAtagcttcgaaagtttcatattcTTTCAAACTTTCGACGGTTTTTGGAAAAgttcatttcgaaactttcagattcatcgaaagttttgaaatttgtatttaattatgttaatttacatttcgaatgttttgaatttaactaaagttttgaaatataaaaaaactcactttgaataatttcgaaagtttgaaactttcgattattctgaaatttttgaaaagtttcgaaTGTGGGGTAAAAAAAGAGactgaaataaatttttattattttatataaagtcaaaaaggataaaataatcaatataaaaaattagaggTGGGAGGTAAAATCGGAAGATGCACAGTGGATTTCTCGTTAAATTTGTACCTTTCGTATTGGGCTCACTTCTTCCACCTAAAGTAAGAGTCATGTTCGTATCTATAATGCatttattatgaaattaattaaaacaatagcAATATAAGAATGGAGATGAAGATGGACTTTGTAATATACTCTCCACATGTGTCTGTTTTACAATGTCAGACGAGTCTTATTTATATGTAGTTATATGTAATTTATAAGTAATCACATTAacataaaattaacataaaagaaGTCACTGGCAATTAGAATAGCTCCTAGCAATAAGTAAATCACACACCGATGAAagtcataaatattaaaaaatatagaaggCTAAAAGGAAATGCACATCACAATCTATATTATATACTCATaacacttatttatttatttgacattttatttataagtacTTCACAGAGAAAGAGtagatataatattattatttttaatacttattacaaataatatttttatttaattaagtgaTTGAGTTTAAGTGATTCATAAACTTcagattaaaataattcatttgaGACAGCCTAAATTTAAATGTTAGCAAACTTATTACAgtcaaatttttctaaaaatcaaaggatttaaaatatataaaataaatacataaatgatATTCCTATCCACTTACTAAATTTAACGGTTTATGACTCGTAAACGATCTagtgttgttatttttttttaatctagaAGTCAATATGAAAAGATAATTCAtcaggaaaaataaataaataatagaaaatagtGCACGTGAGTTATTAAAATCACATATTAAAATCACATTTTAATCATAATCAtctattttaatctattttaatttaatagttgATAACAACTCATCTCACTTTCATATAAAATtgtcaattatatatataatttatgaaaCACGAATATAAACAACAAATATGCATAaatagtattgataataattggaggaaataaaagtaattaaatatatctaCACGAATTTTTATCTTAGTGCTCGACAACATTGAACCCCCTCCTCCAGTTTGATAGATTCATAGATTCGTCCATGCACGAGACCAACATTGTTTGGTCCACAGCTACACTCAATATCAACCCTAAACACCAACCAATCCTAATTCCAACGATTACCAAACAAAGGCAGTGATCCCGACACATCTATTGAGTAaagtcattttaatttttaaccaaactaatTCTCACACTATATAACACTCTTCTGACAAAGTAAAAAGTACATTTTTACACTATATATTACCTATTCAAACGactacttttatattttttttcaaaaaaataatatttacatgtaaaaggaaaagaagaattGCTTCTGTTTGAATCATGAACAAATTATTCAGAACTTTGTgaacataataataaagagtgatt
This region of Cicer arietinum cultivar CDC Frontier isolate Library 1 chromosome 8, Cicar.CDCFrontier_v2.0, whole genome shotgun sequence genomic DNA includes:
- the LOC101502514 gene encoding mitogen-activated protein kinase kinase kinase 5 isoform X2; the protein is MRWLPTLIFSPSSHSQSSNPSSSSSSPSTSDPSDPRKNTRGTWFFGNGKKSTRSRKLRHVDDDHSEYDVVAPPISRSPSARSYIRSNTSSSVAPQPLPLPELASPAALLRQRDAVRLPSPKEANGKALEHDVAAVVGSLPTGFKMRSVFASQETRRNMEHMDTKPPGNMMVRQNTSGDATPSFRGNSFEISVPPRSAPCSPFTSPSISPNNPKNDDFVPYYYVSPKANQFWSAPEFPTSTGQPPPAFFDLSALGIDCATSPHQSSGGRSPIQQNPKSPTRPSSPLPRLSLDTPTTSRRESLGLPLTVHPLPLPPWPGTSLPSPSSAYSQPGVAKTESLSMKSQWQKGKLIGRGTFGSVYVATNRETGALCAMKEAEIFSDDPKSAESIKQLEQEIKVLSQLKHPNIVQYYGSEIVGDKFYIYLEFIHPGSINKYVRDHCGAITESVVRNFTRHILSGLAYLHSKKTIHRDIKGANLLVDSSGVVKLADFGMAKHLTGHSADLSLKGSPYWMAPELMQAVIHKDNSSDLAFAIDIWSLGCTIIEMFTGKPPWSEYEGAAAMFKVMKDTPPIPETLSSEGKDFLRLCFKRNPAERPTASMLLEHRFLKNSQQSDLSSSCHLYNGITSMIAKGKSATDSGMAMSYSLYS
- the LOC101502514 gene encoding mitogen-activated protein kinase kinase kinase 5 isoform X1; the encoded protein is MRWLPTLIFSPSSHSQSSNPSSSSSSPSTSDPSDPRKNTRGTWFFGNGKKSTRSRKLRHVDDDHSEYDVVAPPISRSPSARSYIRSNTSSSVAPQPLPLPELASPAALLRQRDAVRLPSPKEANGKALEHDVAAVVGSLPTGFKMRSVFASQETRRNMEHMDTKPPGNMMVRQNTSGDATPSFRGNSFEISVPPRSAPCSPFTSPSISPNNPKNDDFVPYYYVSPKANQFWSAPEFPTSTGQPPPAFFDLSALGIDCATSPHQSSGGRSPIQQNPKSPTRPSSPLPRLSLDTPTTSRRESLGLPLTVHPLPLPPWPGTSLPSPSSAYSQPGVAKTESLSMKSQWQKGKLIGRGTFGSVYVATNRETGALCAMKEAEIFSDDPKSAESIKQLEQEIKVLSQLKHPNIVQYYGSEIVGDKFYIYLEFIHPGSINKYVRDHCGAITESVVRNFTRHILSGLAYLHSKKTIHRDIKGANLLVDSSGVVKLADFGMAKHLTGHSADLSLKGSPYWMAPELMQAVIHKDNSSDLAFAIDIWSLGCTIIEMFTGKPPWSEYEGAAAMFKVMKDTPPIPETLSSEGKDFLRLCFKRNPAERPTASMLLEHRFLKNSQQSDLSSSCHLYNGITSMDKPFSPRGLLENRPDQFSISNAQIAKGKSATDSGMAMSYSLYS